In Rhizophagus irregularis chromosome 7, complete sequence, a single genomic region encodes these proteins:
- a CDS encoding uncharacterized protein (SECRETED:cutsite_VKG-QV; SECRETED:prob_0.7281); SECRETED:SignalP(1-24): MRNSLFITFLIVVLFGVLGGLVKGQVQTGTETIVTTTYVTTITPTGTATTSQPQKDTVSTKTQPTTETSSVPTTTIPGQPTHTAGASILKFETAIGAFCGVAAIFVAIV; this comes from the exons atgagaAATTCATTGTTTATTACTTTCTTGATCGTTGTACTCTTTGGCGTTTTGGGTGGATTGGTTAAAGGACAAGTTCAAACGGGAACGGAAACAATTGTTACTACCACGTATGTAACCACCATTACACCTACCGGGACTGCAACTACTTCTCAACCTCAAAAAGATACTG TTTCAACTAAAACTCAACCTACTACCGAAACTAGTTCTGTTCCCACTACCACTATTCCTGGTCAACCTACTCATACTGCAGGTGCTTCAATCCTAAAATTTGAAACTGCCATTGGTGCCTTTTGTGGTGTCGCTGCTATATTTGTTGCTATAGTTTAA